The DNA sequence GTTTACGACCCTTCACTTTCTCctgaatgggggaggggctccGCTAAGCATTATCAGGGCAAACAGCGTCTCCTGGTAGGCACCTCCCTGCTCGCTACGGCCGTGTTTGCCAGCCACGTGGCTCAGTGTTCCTTAGGGGTCTCGTCTCTCCCCAGACGGTAAAAATTCAATCCAAGCTTTTCCTCCCCTAAAATGCTCAccagttgtgtttttttcccaTCGGGTTGATGTTGATGAGGTTGGCATGTAACAAAATTAGTGAGTTTTTGAAATAGTAATTCGTGTTTTTTCCATGTGGTGGTGCCAGAGAATCTTAAAATACCtgcgtatttaaaaaaaaaaaatctgcttatgGAGTAGTGGTTAGAAATGCCAACATGCCGGGTCCTGGCAGAGGGGCTGTCTGTGCCCACGCGTGCAGCCGGCAGGTGGGCTCGCTAGCGGTCACAGCCCGGCCCCTGGAACCCAGGCGCTGACCTTCTCGTAGGATGAGctcatgttttttaaatgtgaaccCAGTTCGTCAATCCTCGTTCTGTAGCTGGAGTGTGCCTCCCTGAGGGGCCCGGAGAAAAGCTCCGAGAGCCGTTCGTGCACCGCTGCTGTGAGCACGGCCCTCCGCAGTCAGTCCTGAGTCGGAAGCCTGCTTGCCCCCCAGGACTCCCCTTCGTTACTGCGTCTCTCCAGGAGCAAAGACCTGGGGCTACCGTAACGCTTTTGTTCAGTGACCGTTTGAGGAAAGATGCTTTATTTAAGGAAGATTTCCTCATAGCTCCTGATTTCCTCAGGCTGCCTTTCCTACCCGTTGACCAGTTTTCGCTTCCAGCGCGTTGACCGACGTTTGCCTACAAACGGTAGTGACTTGTGGGAACTTTCTCACACTTGCGTCGTAGGCGAAATTAGCAATTTAGTATCATTAACTTCTCGTTTTAAAACCTGTCACAGATACAAAAGGTACATTTCGCGCGGCTGCTCGGTCCCTGAAAGGATTGCAGCGTGGGTAATGACCGGACTCGCTGTGCTCTCTGCAGAAGAGACATTTCGTGGACCACCGCCGAGTGCTTGTCTGCGGGGGCCGTGGCGGCGACGGGGTGAGCTGCTTCCACAGTGAGCCCCGGAAGGAGTTCGGAGGCCCAGATGGTGGCGACGGAGGCAACGGTGGCCACGTCGTCCTGAGAGGCACGTGCCGCGAGGGGCCGTTGGGGGAGGAACGCTGTGTCTGCTCGCCTGTGGGGCGGGGCATTTCCCCCTCCTTCTCATCCTCTTGCGAATTTGAATTCAAAAATCGATGGATGGACATCGTTTCATATGGATGTTCACATTTAAAAACTTCCTTAAACCAATTTCAGTGGCGGGTGATGTAAATTTCAGGAACACAAAGCCCATTTACGCTCAGGGACTCTAGCGCTGGGCCGGAAGGCAAAGGGCAGGGTCCGCGTCGCTGGTCCCGGACGTGCTGGGCGACTGTCGATTACACGGAGCACTTCGGGAAGGAGCGGCGGGTGAGCCGGCAGATGTAGTCAGCGGTCACGACACGATAAAGTACGACTGTTGTTACATTGATGATGGCATCGTGGCTAAGTCTGACTTTTTCAGAagtggtgtttttttaaaatgagtactTTTcgctttctaaaaaaaatcacactgccAGTTGGGTCACTTGAGCCGTGACTTCATGCCATGGTTCCCTGTGCGTTCCCTGTGTCCTTAAACGGGTCGTGTACAGGTGGTTGTGCTTGTAACCCAAGGAAGGTGAAGGTCCTTGCTCTAACTCGCAGCTGACCGGCGAGTCAAGTCGCTGTCCTCGGTGCTGTCGCGGTACCAGGGTTTCCACGGAGAGGCCGGTGGCAGGAAGAACTGCTTCGGGCGCAGCGGCGCCCTCCTCTACGTCCCGGTGAGCCAGAGGCTGCAGAgcccacccctgcctgcttcccagggccccctggcttggccatgCAGCCGCCCTCCGTGAAGCAAAGCCCTGGGGTGACGCTTGGTGCTCACTTTATCCCGTGTGCATGTATGACCTGTTCAAAAATCATGAAATTATAGTATTAAAGGCAGGACCCCGGGGGCCCACTGTTAGTCTATCCTTACCCTCCCAGGGCGTCTCTGGGAGTGGAGACTTGGCTCCTCCCGGATTATCCAAGTGTTTTTCAAATGCTCCCATCCACCCTAATGTTTGAGAAACACTATCTCCAAAAGCCATTTACGCGGTCTGCAGGGTACGCCACAGCCTCCTAAAGTCCCTTTGAAGGCTGGGACCTTTTCCTGGTGCTTCGGAGCTCTGCAAAGGGGGGACCTCGTGGTGCCCCCGCCCCTCTGCTACATGCCCTTCTTCCAAACGTGGACACAGGCGCTCGGAGCGCTCTGCCCCACGTGTTTGCTCTCCTATAAGCACTTTATTTTCAGGTCCCAGTGGGCACGATagtgaaggagggaaaggaagtcGTGGCTGACCTGTCATGCCCGGGTGATGAGTACATTGCTGCTCTGGGCGGGGCAGGAGGAAAAGGTAACCGCTTTTTCCTGGCCAACGAGAACCGCGCACCGGTGACTTGCACCCCCGGACAGCCCGGTCAGGAACGCATCCTCTTCCTGGAGCTCAAGACGATGGCCCACGCTGGAATGGTGGGTACCATCTGGAGGGGGGAGGAGGCGGCATTTCCGCAGCAGAGCGAGAGAAAGTCCGCCCTGGTGCCGGCACTTGCCTCCAGCCTGGACCTGAGCGACAACTTGGTGGCACCGCCCCTCCCAGGGAGGCCCTGTGTGCGCACTCGGGAGCCCACACTCTGACGTGTCCCTGCTCCCCGACCTTGGCCAGGCACGGGCGCCCTGAGGTGACAAGGTGGGTTTGCCTTTGCTCCAGGTTGGATTCCCCAATGCTGGGAAGTCCTCCCTTCTCCGGGCCATTTCGAACGCGAGACCCGCTGTGGCTTCCTACCCGTTCACCACTTTAAAGCCCCACGTTGGGAT is a window from the Meles meles chromosome 16, mMelMel3.1 paternal haplotype, whole genome shotgun sequence genome containing:
- the MTG2 gene encoding mitochondrial ribosome-associated GTPase 2 isoform X1, whose translation is MVPSRLLSLGPRTVPGGVGRWTQVRLWPPSPRLLSDSCVDHAKHQEPPGKKLLSEKKLKRHFVDHRRVLVCGGRGGDGVSCFHSEPRKEFGGPDGGDGGNGGHVVLRADRRVKSLSSVLSRYQGFHGEAGGRKNCFGRSGALLYVPVPVGTIVKEGKEVVADLSCPGDEYIAALGGAGGKGNRFFLANENRAPVTCTPGQPGQERILFLELKTMAHAGMVGFPNAGKSSLLRAISNARPAVASYPFTTLKPHVGIVHCEDHQQIAVADIPGIIRGAHQNRGLGSTFLRHIERCRFLLFIVDLSEPEPWTQVEALKFELEKYEAGLSERPHVVVANKIDLPQARAALPQLRARLGPSVIALSAATGENLEALLLRLQELHSRHVGAELRW